TTGACACTTAATGCAAAGATTTAGTGTAAACAATTGTTTTTACGAGTAAATGCTTTGGTACACTCACACGGCATCTGtttgaagtgagttgaggaaGCGACCTTGTTCAAGATTCAGTCTGTAGATGTCTGAACTGGATGAAaacatggaaaagaagcaTTAGAATGTGTCTGAGTTGTGTCTCGAAATCTATCGAAAGTTTACTCACCTACAGCCAACGAAATAAAGGTCACAAGAGGGGTAATGGTAAGAAAAATCCCGACCAAATTTTGGAATCCGTGTTTTGTAGTAGTGACCGTGCTGGGAATGAAACTCCACATAACGGTCAGTGCGCAGAAACACAAGCTGAGGACAAAAGGagaataacaaaacaaggtaAGATCAATTACACGtgtaaaacaagaaaaacatcaaattaaatattCCACAATTACCTTTGAGTAGTCATCAGACAGTATGTCAAATGTCACAACTAAGGGAAggacagaaaacaaatgaaaatgtggcaGTTAATGGAATGAGCATTAACAAGATGACATGATGTGAATTTTTGTTTACCATCAGAATCCAAGCAGCGTTCAAACTTCAATGAAAGATGGTAGGTGTCATAACATCGAATCCTTGGCTTGTAAGTCCCTACAAAGATCATGCAGATTAGGGCTGGGCAAGCAAATTTCATCATGATTTCAATTTTGTATTTCCATGATCATAATGCCATTTGATTGGATACAGTATGGCTGCAGCTTTTATCACGTTTATGTTTGACAACATGTTCAAGAATTTCTACTTTTGACCATTACCTGCTGCCAGAATGAACTGTCCATCCCTGGAAACCTTTATGGATGTGCACACTGTGGGCATCTCAAAGTCCTGGATGAGCTCAATCCTGCGCTGGATGTCTTGaaagtacaaaaaataaattgtgacCTATCAAACATTTTGGAGGACATGCTTATTAGTACATGTACAACTTACCAACATCGCTCTTTTGCAGTTGTCTTTTCTTACGGTCTGACAGCCACTGGATGTTcaaaaaaatggtttttaATACACCGATGCTTTGACCATTTCATTGTTAACATGGAACTTGTTTGACGGATAACATTAGAAACGATGAGAAATGAACTGAACACATttccaaaacatttacaagtgcaacccattttcaaaacatttccaagTGTGGATAGCTGCTTAGCTACAAATGTTAGCTTGTGCTTCTTACCTCTGGAAGTGACTTTCCATAGCTTAAATTATAAATTTTGACATCGTTCACACTTGATATCTGCATTTTGAAACGTTGACAAAGCGGCCGATTTCACGTAAAACACCAGTGAGCTGCACACAACGCACGTTGTGCTACCGGGAGTAAACGTACGTTTTACAAATGTGTCCGTCAAGAAACGAGAGCAACCTGCGTGCGGTCCGGTTGTTCATAGTATGTACTCAATGAAGTGACAAAGTTTCGAAAATAGCTAAAAACGCTACTGTTGGCCACGGGCTTATCAAATATCATCGCCGTACCGCACTACATTGGTAGGAGTCGgctttgcattgttttttctgTTCAACAGCGAAAAATTGGCGTCCCCATGAGGATATGTCACTGACCAGGTACCATGGACAGCGACAAACGCGGTTTAAAGCAGAAGTCGCGCTCATAAACAACTCAAAGGCTTatgaaaaaaaggacaatttgttctattaaaacaatacacatatacagtataaagCAATTAACACAAGTTCATGCTACATATAAAGATCAATTTGAAAATGGTACAGATTCTAAATAGGATTAATCTTCTCTTGCTTCACATTcaggtttgttttgattttacgCGACATGATTCGCAATGAAACTTGGATGTTTATAAGTGTAACTTATGATATTGTAATTGTGACCTAGAATGACATGGTACAAAATTTTATTACAATAGAAATATTTAATAccatttaaatataaataggatATGCTTACAACCTTTAGTAATACGCttttaaattgatttcaaacattgaaaaaataatgatcattGGAACTGTATTGGCTTCATATGACTCTAGAGGTTTGTGGGCTGGCTGTAGTCTCTCGTGAGGCAAACTCTCTGAACACTTCACTGTGGAACACTGACACAGGATCCCAATGAAGATAACTTGAAGGTAAGAATTTTAATCttaacatttctatttttgtttgactttattAAGACGTTTTCTAACAAAACAATCTAACTGAAAAGTATTAAAGCAAGTTTGAGTACGTGCTTTCCACATCAGAATCTGCATTGCTATTTTGCTCTCCATTCTCAATGTGTTTGCTTTGCTCTCTccatctttctctctctctctcaatttTTATTGGAGGTATTTAATGACGTTGTGGTAGTCATGCGAGACTTGCGGTTGATATCTGTCCCGTTGGATAAGACCAGTGTAAAGAGTGTTGAGAAACTTCAGCACATCATTGGCAAGACTAACCAGGCATCTTGCTACAAATTCACCATTCCAGATCTGAAGGTTGGTGAAGTATGCTTTGCATGTCGTTTtctctttgtttatttgagAAGAGTGAGGACAGTTGAGGATGGTTTGGTGTTTGGTGTCCTTCTCTGGTAAAGGAAAAAAGATCAGGTTGCTGTCTTCGGTTTGCTGCAAAATTTACATCTGACCCAGTTCACTCAAGGTGATCAATGAGTTCCTTAGCCTGGAGTTACATCTTAACAGAAACTTTTCTAATTCACAACTTGCTTGGTTTAAACGGCCAGACTCACAAAAAGGTACCGTGACATTTTTCAGAATACTCGTGTGTACTGGTTCTTTTTATGTTTGGTTCCTTTAGGTTGGAATACTGGACAGTCTTCTTAGTGTGTCAGATGAACTCTACACACTTGATGCCTTGActgaaaggtaaaaaaaaaaaaaaaagttcaaaacaaGCCAGTCGTTATCCGACAAATTGGTTAGGAAAACAACCCTGcttcaaaatagaaaatggtTTCAATTCTAGTTAATATGGTACATTATCAGTGTCCGCCGTTCAACTCACACGCAATTCTTCTGATTGAAGTGTTTTGAACAAAACATGTCAGTGTATGAGAGAAATGATGGAGCAAGACAAAGTGATGGCAAACGTCTCAGCCGACGGAGGTGAGTCACACGCACGGCCACACCGAAACATGTCAATGTTGAAAAGGTGTTGAGTTAATTAGATGCATAATCACACACATACCATCTGGAGCTTATGTTATCATTTCATATTAATGTTACCTAATCCACTCCAACAGGCCAGAACACAAAGCCAAGAGACCTCCAGTCCCCATTTAAGGACTACATGAAGTCTCTGAGAGGTATTCATCTTCTGTTGTATGATGCCGTGCCTCACTGTGTTTACAGTGTGTGTTTACAACACAACAGCTTTTGTTACAGCAGCTAAAAAGATGTTGTCTTTCTGTATTTCTGTGTCAGTGGGCATTCTAAACTATGTGACCAACTTCCATTGGGACAAGGCCAAGTATCCCACATCACTGCCTCTCTCCAGCCTGGTAAACATCATCAATAAGGTACTCATGATGGAAAATAGCTATGAAGCAAAACGGATtctaaatgaataataattgcCTTActgtaaaatgatttatttgctCTGGGTGTTTATGTCAGGAGGTTTCACAAGTGGAAACAGAATTAAATTCCCGAGCTGCTGTGTACAACAGTGTAAACGCAAGCTTGCAGTGCCTGGAGCACACATTCGGGTAAGTGACATCATTTGCGGATGATACATCCATACATGTGTTTAACATCTAAATATCTATTTTTAGAGGGAGTTTGCAAACATGCTGCCTGAACGGTATGGTGAGGAGAGAAGATCTGGTGGTGTCAGAATACCTCACTAGTTTGCTGGCGGTGGTGAGCAGGTCAGCCAGATGACGGCCACTCAATACATACTTAAGTGATATGTTTCGCACTTCaccgaatgtgttttttaCGTGGCATTCTcaaattccaaatgttttggatCCCAGGGGGGACTATGTGAATTGGGAGCGGAAGTATGAATCATTGTCAGAGTTTGTGGTGCCTCGGTCAAGCAGGTGAGTCAATGCAcactaaatatttttaaatcctgtcattttaaattgaagcTTTCCAAATTTCTTCTGCATCACCATCAGGAAACTCTACGAGGACGGAGAACGGGGCATTTTTTCAGTGACACTTTTCAAACGAGATGTTTATGAATTCAAAGCCAAAGCTCAGGAAAGCAAGTAAGACGGACAGATGGCTGGAAAATGCAGTGGTAGAATAAACGGGTGTTATCTGTGTTGTTTACCATAGCGTAGTATGCAACCTATATACATACGTAGGTTCACTGTGCGCGAGTACTGCTTCAACCTGGAGGAGAAGCAGCAACGGGAGTGGAAGGAGCTCCATGTTCACAGAAAACAACAAtatgtgagttttttttattgtcatattttgcaCACTTCACCCTCCTGCGTTGATAATCAGTTTCTGTGCGCCAATTTTAAAGAGAATGAGAGGAGGCGCTCAGATTGGCTGTAAAGCAAGTCGGCTGTGTTCacgcccacaacggcgcaaagcACCCATTTCTAACATGTTGGTCAAAATGCATTAACCATGTGTACTTTTCATCTTTCAGGGCGTGTTTGTGCATTGGCTGAAGGTGAATTTTAGCCAGTTGTTTATGGCCTGGATTCATCTGAAAGCCGCAAGGGTCTTTGTGGAATCAGTACTCCGGtgattcatccattttcccaTGTCAGGTTACGATTCATTTGTCGTTTTGAGTTGTTGTCCCCTTAATGATGTACGCCTCCAGGTATGGATTACCTGTCAACTATCAGGCCCTTCTGCTTCAGTCAGACAGGAAGTGTTCAGAGAAACTGAGACAAGAACTTGCCTCATTGTTCGTGCATCTTGACCCAACCGCCAATGTCAGCGAGACAGACGTAAGACACAGAAATAAGCCAGAGTGTCTTTTGAATTGTTGTCTCAAAGCGCATTTGGCAGCCTAACCCACCGGAGAATTCCCCGGTGGTCTGGATTATGGATTAGCCGCTCTCGGCCGGCCTACTAATTAGTTCATCCACCTCGCAGTTCTGAGGAGTGTACAGTACCGCGCTTGTCTTTTCTTTCGGTACTCCAGCTTTCTCCCATGTTCCAAAAACGTCCTTCTTATGCCAATTGAAGATTCTAAATCCATCGTCAGGTCAAGATAACCACAACGTCTGTACTTTGTGTGAACAGAACgttatttgaaaatacattGTACAACCAgtagcaatatttttttttgtgtgtcagctGATTTATGTGATTCATGTGTTTCTCTCAGGTGACCTGTGACATTCCAGGACTCTTCCAGCAGGAGTACTTCTCCTACATCTGCTTTTATGTTAACACCAACATGCTGGACTTCAGCTAATGATGAGAGGAACCAAACATGGACAATGTTCCAAAAAAGTTGAATTCAATCCATCAGTACATTTTGCACTGATCGCAATTGTGATCCACATGACTGTTTTGCTCGCCAACATTTTAGAAAGCCTTTAATGGAGAATTTTGCAGGCTTTCTGGTTTTCCTGGAAGATTTAGACACAGTAAATGATTATATGGTAGTATACTGAAGTCCAGTGTTCAAGAGGTGTCAAGAAATGTAATGCGGCAGCCGAGTGCTAGGGGGCATAACTTCTTTCCTCTACATATACCTGCTTTGGTAAATTAAACATTCAATCAAACGATACTCCATCTCTctcgcgctcgctcgctctctctttctctcgctccCCTCCCCTGAGCTCTCTTGCGCGTGCAAGAGGAGACACACGCAAGCTGTGTCATTCCGTCTGTCAGCTTTAGAGGAAAAATATGTTTCCCAAGTGATGTGCGTCCACCCGACTTAGAGCGCGTCACCTTTTGCGCCACACcgcattttgtcttttcaaacAAAGCATTGATAAGAATGTGGACGATTCCGAAGCCAAGATACAGAAGCAGTTCGTGTGGTGAGCCTGAGATCACTGTGAACATCGGCGGGGTCCGAGTGGTGCTTTTCGGGGACGTTTTGAATCGTTACCCGGAGAGCAGACTGGCCGAGTTGGTCAACTGCTCATCGGCGCAGAACGAAGAACTTATTTCGTCTCTTTGTGACGACTTTGACCCGGGGCAAAaggagttttattttgaccgaGATCCAGATGCCTTCAAGTGCATCGTCGATGTTTATTACTTTGACGAAATCCACATTAAGCGTGGCATTTGCCCCATTTGTTTCATCAAGGAGATGGAGTTCTGGAAAATAGACCAAAGTGCGTTGGATGAATGCTGCAAAAGTGATCTGAGCGAGAAGGAGGGGGAGCTGAGGGAGATAGCCAGCAAAGTCAAGGTGATTTTGGAGGACATGGAGGTGGACCAGAGTGCAACGGGCACTCAGAGGTGCCAGCGCTTGTTGTGGAGACTCATGGAGAAGCCTGGCTCCTCTGTCCCAGCGCGCGTCATTGCCATCGCGTCCTTCCTCTCCGTCCTGGTCTCAGCAGTGGTGATGTGCGTGGGAACCATCCCGGAATTGCAGGTAACAGACGCCGAGGGAGAGCTCGTGGAGCACCCGACTTTGGAGGCGATTGAAACGGCGTGCATGCTGTGGTTCACCGTTGAATACCTGCTGCGCCTGGCTTCCTCGCCTAATAAGTTACACTTTGCCCTCTCCTTCATGAACGTTGTGGACTTCTTGGCTATTATGCCTTTCTACGTGGTCCTCACGCTAACCTCCCTCGGCACCGCCTCCATGATGGAACTTGGCAACGTTCAGCAGGCGGTCCAGGCGCTGCGCATTATGCGCATTGCGCGTGTCTTCAAGTTGGCGCGCCACTCGTCGGGACTTCAGACTCTCACGTACGCGCTCAAGAGGAGCCTTAAAG
Above is a genomic segment from Syngnathus acus chromosome 22, fSynAcu1.2, whole genome shotgun sequence containing:
- the atp6v1c2 gene encoding V-type proton ATPase subunit C 1-B, yielding MRDLRLISVPLDKTSVKSVEKLQHIIGKTNQASCYKFTIPDLKVGILDSLLSVSDELYTLDALTESVLNKTCQCMREMMEQDKVMANVSADGGQNTKPRDLQSPFKDYMKSLRVGILNYVTNFHWDKAKYPTSLPLSSLVNIINKEVSQVETELNSRAAVYNSVNASLQCLEHTFGGSLQTCCLNGMVRREDLVVSEYLTSLLAVVSRGDYVNWERKYESLSEFVVPRSSRKLYEDGERGIFSVTLFKRDVYEFKAKAQESKFTVREYCFNLEEKQQREWKELHVHRKQQYGVFVHWLKVNFSQLFMAWIHLKAARVFVESVLRYGLPVNYQALLLQSDRKCSEKLRQELASLFVHLDPTANVSETDVTCDIPGLFQQEYFSYICFYVNTNMLDFS
- the kcnf1b gene encoding potassium voltage-gated channel subfamily F member 1 — encoded protein: MWTIPKPRYRSSSCGEPEITVNIGGVRVVLFGDVLNRYPESRLAELVNCSSAQNEELISSLCDDFDPGQKEFYFDRDPDAFKCIVDVYYFDEIHIKRGICPICFIKEMEFWKIDQSALDECCKSDLSEKEGELREIASKVKVILEDMEVDQSATGTQRCQRLLWRLMEKPGSSVPARVIAIASFLSVLVSAVVMCVGTIPELQVTDAEGELVEHPTLEAIETACMLWFTVEYLLRLASSPNKLHFALSFMNVVDFLAIMPFYVVLTLTSLGTASMMELGNVQQAVQALRIMRIARVFKLARHSSGLQTLTYALKRSLKELGLLLMYMGVGIFVFSALGYTMEQSHPETLFRSIPQSFWWAIITMTTVGYGDIYPKTTLGKCNAAMSFLCGVIAIALPIHPIINNFVVFYNKQQVLETAAKHEVELMELQSDGDARRKESDKDDP